The Streptomyces achromogenes genome window below encodes:
- a CDS encoding ABC transporter substrate-binding protein has protein sequence MTVVTRGRRSRHGAAVTAAVLAAVVAAASGCAREAGDVGAAQDGGVVHVACGATEEWCAATTKQFAKTSGVKADFVRLSSGEALARIQAGKGNAEFDVWYGGPADGYAAAGDQKLLEPYVSPNAAVIPAKYKDASGLWTGVYVGVLGFCSNGALLKEKGLSAPRSWADLLDPKLKDDIGIAHPSTSGTAYTALWTQVQLAGGDEDKALAYMRKLHPNVLQYTKSGSAPAQMTARGEVAVGVIFSHDCTATKEAGFPGLQVTFPAEGTGYETGGVALVKGGKDPVSARKFVDWALTPQAQEIGAGVKAYQVPTNPAAKVSGKVVDLAAVKLVDYDAARAGAAKPTLTKRFDEEVAQAPKS, from the coding sequence GTGACAGTCGTGACCAGGGGAAGACGATCGCGCCACGGCGCGGCAGTGACGGCGGCGGTTCTGGCGGCCGTGGTCGCCGCCGCGAGCGGCTGTGCCCGCGAGGCGGGCGACGTCGGCGCCGCACAGGACGGTGGCGTCGTGCACGTCGCCTGCGGCGCCACCGAGGAGTGGTGCGCCGCCACCACGAAGCAGTTCGCGAAGACGTCCGGGGTGAAGGCCGACTTCGTCCGGCTCTCCAGCGGCGAGGCGCTGGCCCGGATCCAGGCCGGCAAGGGCAACGCGGAGTTCGACGTCTGGTACGGCGGCCCGGCGGACGGATACGCGGCCGCCGGCGACCAGAAGCTGCTGGAGCCGTACGTGTCGCCGAACGCGGCCGTCATCCCCGCCAAGTACAAGGACGCCTCCGGTCTGTGGACCGGCGTCTACGTCGGCGTGCTCGGATTCTGCAGCAACGGCGCACTGCTGAAGGAGAAGGGTCTCAGCGCCCCGCGGTCCTGGGCCGACCTGCTCGACCCGAAGCTGAAGGACGACATCGGCATCGCGCACCCCTCCACGTCGGGCACGGCCTACACGGCCCTGTGGACGCAGGTGCAGCTGGCCGGCGGGGACGAGGACAAGGCGTTGGCCTACATGCGCAAGCTGCACCCCAACGTGCTGCAGTACACCAAGTCCGGCTCGGCGCCGGCGCAGATGACAGCGCGTGGCGAGGTCGCCGTCGGCGTCATCTTCTCCCACGACTGCACGGCCACCAAGGAGGCCGGCTTCCCGGGTCTGCAGGTGACCTTCCCCGCCGAGGGAACGGGCTACGAGACCGGTGGTGTCGCGCTGGTCAAGGGCGGGAAGGACCCGGTGAGCGCGCGGAAGTTCGTCGACTGGGCCCTCACGCCGCAGGCGCAGGAGATAGGCGCCGGCGTCAAGGCCTACCAGGTCCCCACCAACCCCGCTGCCAAGGTCTCCGGCAAGGTCGTGGACCTGGCCGCCGTCAAGCTGGTGGACTACGACGCGGCCCGGGCCGGAGCGGCGAAGCCGACGCTGACCAAGCGGTTCGACGAAGAAGTCGCGCAGGCGCCGAAGTCATGA
- a CDS encoding ABC transporter permease, with translation MTTTLSGRAPSPAAPNGAAVPRRRRRPDPGVGILITAVALLVVIGAAVPLVAVLATAFAPDALPRYAEFFTSWVDLVVLRNTLVLGTLVGVCGTALGFLFAFVQARLDVPGKRILHVVALLPIVSPPFAIATATVVLYGRRGVVSSNGVFGMEYDIYGLDGLVFVLSLSLFPVAYLGLLGMLRGLDPALEEAAMNMGASRWRILRTVILPLVAPGLVAPFLLLFVEAIADLANPLVLGGDYTVLAGRAYLAVTGEYDITGASVYCVILLVPSLAMYFGQRRWMNRKVRTTITGRPSGSVHLIGGWARWPFYGLALLAAAVILSLYGTVIVGSMTRVFGVDNTFTLDYLKEVVAGVGVEAVLDTLKFAAIATPVAGIVGLVIAWLVVRHLDRTAWLLDLGGTLGVAVPGTVLGIGFVLAYRPDRWIGPVHALPSLVGGSAVAGGAVAIVLAYIVRSVPAGQRTAVGSLTQLHPYIEQASTDLGASPLQTFRRVTLPLIRPALLTGLSYSFARSMTSVSTIVLLVTPQTKIITSQVLSAAGTGRYGVAFAYCTVLTVLVLAGFAVIRVLVGAGAALQRTATSERQKS, from the coding sequence ATGACCACGACGCTCTCCGGCCGCGCGCCGTCCCCGGCCGCCCCGAACGGGGCGGCGGTGCCGCGCAGGCGCCGCCGGCCCGACCCGGGCGTGGGCATCCTGATCACCGCCGTCGCCCTGCTGGTGGTGATCGGCGCGGCGGTTCCCCTGGTCGCGGTGCTCGCCACCGCCTTCGCGCCCGACGCGCTGCCGCGCTACGCGGAGTTCTTCACCTCGTGGGTCGACCTGGTCGTGCTGCGCAACACCCTGGTGCTCGGCACGCTCGTCGGGGTCTGCGGCACGGCGCTCGGCTTCCTGTTCGCGTTCGTCCAGGCCCGGCTCGACGTGCCGGGCAAAAGGATCCTGCACGTCGTCGCCCTGCTGCCGATCGTCAGCCCGCCGTTCGCGATCGCCACGGCCACGGTCGTGCTGTACGGGCGGCGCGGCGTCGTCAGCAGCAACGGCGTGTTCGGCATGGAGTACGACATCTACGGCCTCGACGGGCTGGTGTTCGTGCTGTCGCTGTCGCTCTTCCCCGTGGCGTACCTGGGGCTGCTCGGCATGCTGCGGGGGCTGGACCCGGCGCTGGAGGAGGCGGCCATGAACATGGGCGCCTCCCGGTGGCGGATCCTGCGCACGGTGATCCTGCCGCTGGTGGCGCCGGGGCTGGTCGCACCGTTCCTGCTGCTGTTCGTGGAGGCGATCGCCGATCTGGCCAACCCCCTGGTGCTGGGCGGCGACTACACCGTCCTGGCCGGCCGCGCCTACCTGGCGGTCACCGGTGAGTACGACATCACCGGCGCGTCGGTGTACTGCGTGATCCTGCTGGTGCCGTCGCTGGCGATGTACTTCGGACAGCGGCGGTGGATGAACCGGAAGGTGCGCACCACCATCACCGGCCGGCCCTCCGGCAGCGTCCATCTGATCGGCGGCTGGGCCAGGTGGCCGTTCTACGGCCTGGCGCTGCTGGCCGCCGCGGTGATCCTGAGCCTCTACGGCACCGTGATCGTGGGATCCATGACCCGGGTGTTCGGCGTCGACAACACGTTCACCCTCGACTACCTCAAGGAGGTCGTCGCCGGGGTCGGCGTGGAGGCGGTGCTGGACACGCTCAAGTTCGCCGCCATCGCCACGCCCGTGGCGGGCATCGTCGGTCTGGTCATCGCCTGGCTCGTCGTGCGGCACCTGGACCGCACGGCCTGGCTGCTCGACCTCGGCGGCACGCTGGGCGTCGCCGTCCCCGGCACCGTGCTGGGCATCGGGTTCGTGCTGGCGTACCGGCCGGACCGGTGGATCGGCCCGGTGCACGCGCTGCCGAGCCTGGTCGGCGGGAGCGCCGTCGCCGGGGGCGCGGTCGCCATCGTGCTCGCGTACATCGTCCGCAGCGTTCCGGCCGGCCAGCGCACCGCGGTGGGCTCGCTCACCCAGCTGCACCCTTACATCGAGCAGGCGTCGACCGACCTGGGGGCGAGCCCCCTGCAGACCTTCCGCCGGGTGACGCTCCCCCTCATCCGGCCGGCGCTGCTGACCGGGCTGAGCTACAGCTTCGCCCGCAGCATGACCTCCGTCTCCACGATCGTCCTGCTGGTCACCCCTCAGACGAAGATCATCACTTCCCAGGTCCTCAGCGCCGCCGGCACGGGCCGGTACGGCGTCGCCTTCGCCTACTGCACCGTGCTCACCGTGCTGGTGCTGGCGGGCTTCGCGGTCATCCGCGTCCTCGTCGGCGCCGGCGCCGCCCTGCAGCGCACCGCCACCTCCGAAAGGCAGAAGTCATGA
- a CDS encoding response regulator transcription factor translates to MTTSAQTAAGPTVLVVDDEPQMTIIIEFALQTQGFTVLTAHDGATALNLLRHHAVDLVVLDVMMPAMDGLTLCGRIRARSDVPVMLLTALSGHDDVIAGLEHGADDYVTKPFHPREVALRAQALVRRHRRGGGGAVRVGRLVIDPAAQSATLAGRRLDLPFTEFKLLCHLASRRGVPQSWQDLLREVWGATDLLGGRDVVKSTVYRLRSRLAGAPGGSAYLRTLRGVGYLMPDLPVADGAGGEGGEDDPGEEPQEPAAAR, encoded by the coding sequence ATGACGACTTCGGCACAGACCGCGGCCGGGCCGACCGTGCTGGTGGTCGACGACGAGCCGCAGATGACGATCATCATCGAGTTCGCCCTGCAGACGCAGGGGTTCACGGTGCTCACCGCGCACGACGGCGCGACCGCGCTGAACCTGCTGCGCCACCACGCCGTCGACCTGGTCGTGCTGGACGTGATGATGCCGGCGATGGACGGGCTCACCCTGTGCGGGCGGATCCGGGCCCGGTCGGACGTGCCGGTCATGCTGCTCACCGCGCTGTCGGGTCACGACGACGTGATCGCGGGCCTGGAGCACGGCGCCGACGACTACGTGACCAAGCCGTTCCACCCGCGCGAGGTGGCGTTGCGCGCCCAGGCCCTGGTGCGCCGGCACCGGCGGGGCGGCGGCGGCGCGGTCCGTGTGGGCCGTCTGGTGATCGACCCGGCGGCGCAGTCGGCGACGCTGGCGGGGCGCCGGCTGGACCTGCCGTTCACGGAGTTCAAGCTGCTGTGCCACCTGGCCTCCCGACGGGGTGTGCCGCAGTCCTGGCAGGACCTGCTGAGGGAGGTGTGGGGCGCCACGGACCTGCTGGGCGGACGGGACGTGGTCAAGTCCACGGTGTACCGGCTGCGTTCGCGGCTGGCCGGCGCGCCGGGCGGCTCGGCGTACCTGCGCACGCTGCGCGGCGTCGGCTACCTGATGCCGGACCTGCCCGTGGCGGACGGCGCGGGCGGCGAGGGGGGCGAGGACGATCCCGGCGAGGAGCCGCAGGAGCCGGCGGCGGCCCGCTGA